The Thermoplasmata archaeon genome includes a region encoding these proteins:
- a CDS encoding radical SAM protein produces the protein MSDALLKATLLCAGNVKLEAKLPPGYVCRDVAGPHGEQKTVFMEFGRHRVKLGIGASQFRVAEENGKFFLFENEKKVTAISFLKPVFHAPEMAFFNLLDWCQYNCSFCNLPYGSKHVVCVEKYVELMRRKAGEIRSIAVTSGVGENDVDVKLMKAFVEAARKEFSMPIGVEPFVSQKKQIEELHEAGATEIKINIHSFDKHVLERECPVFLRDTLSLLEHAVKVFGEGKVTTNVLVGLGESQEGLLDGIEKLAFMGVIPNLRLVRGRGSISPLSLLQMAEAQKKILIKSGLKPDMETMCLRCKSCDIVPEWDL, from the coding sequence ATGTCTGATGCCCTGTTGAAAGCAACGCTGCTCTGTGCTGGGAATGTAAAACTTGAGGCAAAACTTCCCCCCGGGTATGTCTGCAGAGATGTTGCTGGACCACACGGTGAGCAAAAAACCGTTTTTATGGAATTCGGGAGGCACAGAGTAAAGTTGGGCATTGGGGCTTCGCAGTTCAGAGTTGCTGAGGAAAACGGAAAATTTTTTCTGTTTGAGAACGAAAAAAAAGTTACAGCAATATCTTTCCTCAAGCCAGTTTTTCATGCGCCAGAGATGGCATTTTTCAACCTTCTCGATTGGTGCCAATACAACTGCAGTTTTTGCAATCTCCCGTATGGAAGCAAGCATGTTGTGTGCGTTGAGAAATATGTTGAGCTGATGCGAAGAAAAGCAGGAGAAATTCGCAGCATTGCAGTGACTTCTGGCGTTGGAGAGAACGATGTAGATGTGAAACTGATGAAAGCGTTTGTAGAAGCAGCAAGAAAAGAATTTTCCATGCCAATAGGTGTGGAACCTTTTGTGAGCCAGAAGAAACAGATTGAAGAATTGCATGAAGCAGGTGCAACTGAAATAAAGATAAACATTCATTCGTTTGATAAGCACGTGCTGGAGAGAGAATGTCCTGTATTCCTTCGAGACACACTATCTCTGCTTGAGCATGCAGTGAAGGTTTTCGGAGAAGGAAAAGTGACAACAAATGTGCTTGTGGGTTTGGGCGAAAGCCAAGAGGGTTTACTTGATGGAATTGAAAAACTTGCTTTCATGGGTGTTATTCCCAACCTCAGGCTTGTGCGTGGCAGAGGTTCCATTTCGCCGCTTTCCCTCCTTCAGATGGCTGAGGCACAAAAGAAAATTCTGATAAAATCTGGGCTAAAACCCGACATGGAAACAATGTGCCTGCGATGCAAGAGCTGCGACATTGTGCCCGAATGGGATTTGTAA